Proteins found in one Bacteroidia bacterium genomic segment:
- a CDS encoding CNNM domain-containing protein — MNQELLIIFICLVSSAFFSGMEIAFISANKFQIELQNKQGKFWAKIFSYFNKHPSRFISTMLLGNNISLVVYGMMMAALLEPPMAQLIPSGLLVVLLQTLFSTMLILVTAEFLPKALFRINPGVMLSTFAIPTVFFYGLLYPIVYFTTSLADFILKRLFRVKTVKEDVSFGRVDLDNYLKEATSNIREDQEIEHEIEIFQNALSFSEIKVRECMVPRTEIVAIEVMS; from the coding sequence TTGAACCAAGAGTTACTTATTATTTTCATCTGTCTTGTTTCCTCGGCTTTCTTTTCCGGAATGGAAATTGCCTTTATTTCGGCCAATAAGTTTCAAATAGAACTTCAGAACAAACAAGGCAAGTTCTGGGCTAAAATCTTCTCTTACTTTAATAAACACCCCAGCCGTTTTATTTCTACCATGCTGTTGGGTAACAATATTTCTCTGGTTGTATATGGTATGATGATGGCGGCTTTGCTGGAGCCTCCCATGGCCCAACTTATCCCTAGCGGACTATTAGTGGTACTTCTTCAAACCTTGTTTTCTACCATGCTTATCCTGGTTACTGCCGAATTTCTTCCTAAAGCCCTGTTCCGAATCAACCCCGGCGTAATGCTGTCAACCTTTGCTATTCCAACCGTTTTTTTCTACGGACTTCTGTATCCCATTGTTTATTTTACCACCTCCCTTGCCGATTTTATTCTAAAACGTTTGTTCCGGGTAAAAACAGTGAAGGAGGATGTTAGCTTCGGAAGGGTTGACCTCGACAATTACCTTAAAGAGGCCACCTCCAATATTCGCGAAGACCAGGAAATTGAACACGAAATCGAAATTTTCCAAAATGCCCTCAGCTTCTCCGAAATTAAAGTGAGGGAATGCATGGTGCCCCGAACCGAAATTGTCGCCATCGAAGTAATGTC